A single window of Uloborus diversus isolate 005 chromosome 5, Udiv.v.3.1, whole genome shotgun sequence DNA harbors:
- the LOC129222380 gene encoding HUWE1-associated protein modifying stress responses-like, which produces MNDEQESLEPWISLSSWEQQCINEIEKTPDTEIELQNARDIAVQKLWFLFQNAATCITQLYKDRQTGVSLWVPFQTAASSVTGLYKECIDSHKPIYDLGYQCGLNKRNRDLLSWAKKKKRHIRREELIAYITGRNPPSTRLGCPKPRLVLDGMRNSSHLNAHRLSTPDSASLLAARTDDFDMFREALAFSTNIRQHNSSSPPSLSRVHRVLHCNSTSTSHNELSAFITEEFSRHSRKRSPSTDVIMDSPTHKRSRLV; this is translated from the exons ATGAATGATGAACAAGAATCATTAGAACCATGGATTAGTTTATCGAGCTGGGAACAGCAATGCATTAATGAGATCGAAAAGACTCCTGATACTGAAATTGAATTACAAAATGCTAGAGACATTGCTGTACAAAAATTATGGTTTCTATTTCAGAACGCTGCCACATGTATTACTCAGTTGTACAAAG ATCGTCAGACTGGAGTATCCCTTTGGGTGCCTTTTCAAACTGCAGCTAGCAGTGTCACAGGTTTATACAAAG aaTGCATTGACTCTCATAAGCCAATTTATGACTTGGGTTATCAATGTGGATTAAACAAAAGAAATCGAGACTTGCTTTCCTGGGCTAAGAAAAAGAAACGTCATATTAGGCGTGAGGAATTGATTGCATATATAACTGGCCGTAATCCACCTTCTACCCGCCTTGGATGCCCAAAACCTCGTCTAGTTCTTGATGGTATGCGTAATTCTTCCCACCTAAATGCTCACCGTCTTTCAACTCCCGATTCGGCTAGCTTGTTGGCTGCTCGAACTGATGATTTTGATATGTTCAGAGAGGCTTTAGCATTTTCAA CAAATATAAGGCAGCATAATTCAAGTTCCCCTCCAAGTTTATCAAGGGTCCACAGAGTGCTCCATTGTAATTCAACTTCTACCTCTCACAATGAACTCAGTGCATTCATCACTGAAGAATTTTCCAGACATTCAAGGAAGCGCTCTCCTTCTACGGATGTTATCATGGACTCTCCAACCCATAAACGGTCACGTCTAGTATGA